GATGGTGTAGTCGTCCTGGCTGCGCGCGTCGTCGAGCTCCCGACGCTGGACGTAGGTCGGCCTGCCGGCGAAGAGGTGGTTGCCGCCGCAGTGGTCGAAGTGCAGATGGGTGTTGACGACGATGTCGATGGCGGCCAGATCGAAGTCCTGCTCGCTCAGTGGCCGAAGCCGGGGATCCATGTCGGCCACCGCTGGGTGGAGCTCCGTCAGGCCGGTGTCGACCAGCACCCGCCCCTCGGGATGGTCGATGACGTGCACGGAGACCGGGATCCGCTCGCCCTCGGCGAGCAGGTCGGCAACGCAGACCGGCGTGATGGTGGGGGCGTTCATCGTGCGGCGACCGCCGCGGTGGTGGTCGAGATGAGAGTCATGACGAGCTCCTTCACCTCTCCTGGCTGGCGCGCAGCCCACTGGAGAGGTCGGTAGTCGACCAGCCGATGGCTGCTGGGGTCACGCTCATGCGTAGACGGTGCGAGCTGTCGTGACTCATCGGTGCGCCCGATGAGGACTCTCGCGACGAGTGGACCAGTTCCCGGGCCCGGCCGGGCCGGCCCCTTGACGGCGCCTGACCACTTCAGCAGTCAACGACTGTGGGATCTGCTCGGCCCGCGCGAGGAGTGCGGCCGAGCCGGACCGCCACCGCGGTCAGAGGCCGGCGACGGCCGGACCTCCGTGTCCCTGCAGCCGCCTCCAAGGCGCTCGCGGGCCGGGTGAGCGCCCGCGGATCAGCGGGTGCCGCAGCCGCCTCGCCCGTCCGGGATCTCGAGCCACCCGTCGCCGCCCGACTCGTGCGGCGAGCCGGGGTCACTGCCGACAGCCCCGGCCGTCGCAGACGTCAGCACCGAGCAGGTGCGGCCCGTCGAGGTCCCCACCGGACCGGTCCCGCCGTGTCCGCGGCACCTCGGCGACGACGGGACGGGGCCGCACCCGGGGCGGCGCCGAGGGATCAGTCCTCGGGCAGCCGCACCGGCGCGAGCTCGTCGAACAGGTCACCGGGGCCCGGGTTGTCCGGGTGGGTGCGCCCGCCGAGGTGGTGGACGACGCCCCACACCGCGTTGAGCGCCGTCTGCACCGCGCCCTCGGCCCAGCCGGCGGTCCAGGAGACGTCGTCGCCGGCGAGGAACAGGCCGCGGTACTCCTCGGGCAGGTCGTCCTGCTTGAAGTGCGTGAACAGCCGCCGCTGGTAGCGGTAGTGGCCGGGCAGGTTGGCCTTGAACGCGCCCATGTAGTCGCGCTCGGACTCCCACGACACCGTCACCGGCGAGGCGATCACGTGCCGGCGCAGGTCCACGTCGGGGTAGATCTCGCGCAGCGAGGCCAGCATGACCTCCATGCGCTCGGTCGCCGACAGCGGCAGCCACTTCAGCGAGTCGTCGGCCCAGGTGTAGCTCAGGCAGATCAGTCCCGGCTGCCCCTCCCCCTGGTCGAGCAGGTAGGTGCCGCGGGTCATCCGGTCCGACAGCGTCATGCTCATCCGGTGCCGGCCGGTCTGCGGGTCGACGTCCTTCCAGAACGGCCGGTCGACCAGGCAGAACAGCTTGGTCGAGCCCATGTAGTGGGTGCGCTCGATCGCCGTCCAGTGGTCGATCGGGAACAGCGACTCGTCGCAGACGATCCGCGAGAGCAGGTTCCAGCTCTGCGCGGTGAACACCGCCGCCCGGTACGTGCGGATACCACCCGCGGCGTCGGTCACGGTGAGGCAGTTCGGCGCGGTGCGGTGCAGCCGGGTGACGGCGGACAGCGGCCGCCCGCCGGGGTGCAGCGAGGCCACGCTGGTGCCGGCCGGCCAGTGCACCGGCGCCTCCACCGCGGCGCGCCACAGCCCGACCGGCACCTGCTGGGAGCCGCCCACGATCGACAGGTGGTCGTCGTCGGCGGCGGTGTAGACCACCCGCAGGATCTCCAGCATCGAGTTCGGGTAGTCGGTGTCCCAGCCGCCGGTGCCGAACCCGACCTGCCCGAACACCTCCCGGTGCCGGAAGGAGCGGAACGCCGGCGAGGCGGCGAGGAACCCGTAGAACGTCGTGTCGTCGAGCTGCTCGACCAGCTCGTCCCACAGCACCTTGATCGCCTTGACGTCGCGGTCGCGGATCGCCGCCTGCATGGCCTGCAGGTGCGCGCGGCCGGCCAGCGTCTCGTGCCAGGCGTCGGCGACCTCGCGGTAGAGCGGCGGCAGGTCGTCGAGGGTGCGCGCGTAGTGCGTCTCGCCCTTGAGGTCGACCACGGTGCTGGGCGTGGCGACGTCGAGCGGGTTCGGGAAGCGCTGCGTCCGCAGGCCCAGGCGCCGCACGTAGGAGAAGAAGGACGTCGACGACGGCGGGAAGCGCATCGCGCCCATCTCGGCCACCACGCCGGGGTGTCCCTCGAAGCCGACCGAGCGCAGCCGGCCACCGATCTCGTGCGCCTCGTAGACGACCGGCCTGAGCCCGAGCCGCATCAGCTCGTAGGCGGTGACGATGCCCGACAGGCCGCCGCCGATGACGGCCACCTCGGTCCCGCGCGCGGCCTCGGGGACCTCGCCGAGCCCGGCCGGGTGGGCCAGCCAGTCGTCGTAGGCGAAGGGGAAGTCCGGGCCGAACATCGTCAGCGGCCGGGCCGGCCGCTCCTCGCCCGGCTCGTGGGCGGCGACGGGGATGGCGGAGGTCATGCGCGGTTCTCCGTGGGGTAGAGCTCGGGGCGGCGGTCGGTCAGGTGGGTGTTCACCCGGCGGGAGGCGGTGAGGACGGCGGGGTCGACGTCGGCGAGCAGGAGCTCCTCGCCGCGGCCGGCCCGGGCCAGCTCGGTGCCGTCGGGGGCGATGACGCAGCTGGCGCCGCAGTACACGAACTCCCCCTCCTCACCGGTGCGGTTGGCGTAGGCGACGAACAGCTGGCTCTCGTAGGCGCGGGCCGGCACGAGCACCGTGCCGACGTGGCCGTAGGGGTCCATCAGCCCGGTGGGGACGACGAGCAGCTCGGTGCCGGCCAGGGCGTGCGCGCGCACCGCCTCGGGGAACTCGACGTCGTAGCAGACCAGCAGGCCCACCTGCAGGTCGTCGAGCCGGAACTGCACGACGCCGACGTCGCCGGGCACGAAGGCGTCGCGGTCGACGTCGCCGTAGAGGTGGGTCTTGGCGTAGCCGGCCAGCAAGGCGCCGTCCCGGTCGACGACCACGACGGTGTTGGCCACGCCGGCCGGGGTGCGCACCGGCAGCCCGACGGCGATGGCCAGCCCGTGCTCGGCGGCGATCGCGGCGACCCGCCCGGTCAGCGGCCCGGGCACCGGCTCGGCCAGCTCGGCGACCCGGTCGGCGCCGATGGCGTAACCGGTCAGCGACATCTCCGGGGTGACCAGCAGCCGGGCGCCGGCCGCGGCCGCGCGGGCGGCGGCGCCGGCGACCGCGGCCAGCCCGGCCTCGGGGTCCGGCGTCTCGGCCGGCCCCTGCAGGAGTGCGATGCGCACGGTCTCCCCCTCCTGTGCGGGCTCAGGCACCGGCCGGCGGCGTCCGCAGGGCGGAGTGGCGGTACCCGTAGCCGGCGTAGACCGCCAGCCCCACCAGCATCCACGCGAGGAACACCAGCCAGGTCGCCGTGCCCAGGCCGAACACCAGCAGGACGCAGAACAGCACGCCGAGCACCGGGGTGAGCGGGTACAGCGGCGTCCGGAAGGTGCGCGGCAGGTCCGGCCGGGCGCGGCGGAGCAGCACGACGCCGATGTTGACCAGCGCGAAGGCGAACAGCGTGCCGATGCTCGTGGCGTTGGCCAGCTCGCCGAGCGGGACCAGGCCGGCCAGCAGCGCGATGAGCACGCTCACGATGACCGTGTTGGCCACCGGGATCCGCCGGCGGGCGCTGACCTTCGAGAACACCGGGGGCACCAGGCCGTCGCGGGACATCGCGTAGAGGATGCGGGTCTGCCCGTAGAGCACGGTGAGCACCACGCTGGCGATCGCGATGACGGCACCGATCGAGAGCAGCACCGCCGTCCAGGTCTGCCCGGTCGCGATGCTGAGGACGTCGGCGAGGGCGGCCTCCGAGCCGCTGATCTGCGGCCACGGCACCGCGCCGACGGCGGCCAGGGCCACCAGGCAGTAGACGACGGTGACCACCAGCAGCGAGAGCACGATCGCCCGCGGCAGGTCGCGGCGGGGGTCGCGGGACTCGTCGCCGGCGGTCGAGGCGGCGTCGAAGCCGATGTAGGAGAAGAAGGCCTGCGAGGCGGCGGCGGTGATGCCGGCGACGCCCATGGGCACGAACGGCGCGAGGTTGCCGGCGCGGAAGGCGGTGAAGGCGACCGCGCAGAAGAACAGCAGGACGCCGACCTTGAGCACGACCATCGCGGTGTTGACCTTCGCGCTCTCGCTGGTGCCGCGCAGCAGCAGCGCCATGGCGAGCAGCACGACCACGATCGCCGGGACGTTGACCACCCCGCCGTCACCGGGCGGCGCGGACAGCGCCTCGGGCAGCACCGTGCCGACGGTGTTGGCGGCGAGGTCGTCGATGTAGGCACCCCATCCCACGGCGACGGCGGCCACCGAGACGCCGTACTCGAGCATCAGGCACCAGCCGCACACCCAGGCGACGAGCTCGCCCATGGTCGCGTAGGTGTAGGAGTAGGACGACCCCGAGACGGGGATGCTGCCGGCCAGCTCGGCGTAGGACAGCGCCGAGAACAGCGCGGTCACCGCGGCGAGGACGAAGCCGAGCACGACCGCCGGTCCGGCCAGCGGCACCGCCTCGCCGAGGATCACGAAGATGCCGGTGCCGAGGGTCGCGCCGATGCTCAGGGCGGTGAGCTGGAGCAGGCTCATCGACCGGCGCAGGCCGTGCCCGCCCTGCTCCTCGTGCTGGGCGACGATGGCGTCGACCGACTTGAGCCGGAACAGCTGGCCGCGGCGGGCCGGCGCCCCACCACCGACCGGGCCGCCCGGTCCGGCGCTGACTGTGCTCACGGGTGCTCCTCTGCGGCCGTTCTGTGGTCTGGGTCGCAGCGAGCATCACCATCGGTTGCGTAGATGTCAACCACGGTTTCCTACAAGGGCGGCCGCCCGGCGGACAGCGCGGGCGCGAAGACCCACAGCACGCGGGTGACGCCGTCGGTGCGCAGCGAGCGGAAGCCGTGCTCGGCGCCAGGGGAGAAGGTGAACGCGTCGCCCGGGCCGAGCCGGGTGACCTCGCCGGCCACGGTGACCTCGAGGTCGCCCTCGAGGACGAAGACGAACTCCACCTCGGCCGGCAGCGCGTAGGGCTCCTCGCCACTGCCCCCGCCGGGCGCGACCTCCGACAGGATGGCCTGCACCCGCCGCTCCCCCGCGGGCGTGAGCAGGTACTCGGTCAGCCCGCGACCGCCGAAGGCGATCGGGGGGTAGCTGCCGGCGCGGACCGCCTCGCCGCCGGGCGCGGCCTCGAAGAGGCTGCCCGGCGAGATGCCGAGCGCGGCGCACACCCGGACCAGGGCGGCCACCGAGGCACTGGCCTGGTCGCGCTCGAGCTTGCTGAGGAAGCCCTTGGTCAGCCCGCTGGCCTCCGCCACGTCGGTGAGCGTGAGCCGGCGGGCCTGCCGGACCGCCTTGAGCCGATCGCCGATGCGCGGCACCCCCGCCTCGGGCACTGCCCCCATCCCCACCTCCCGATCCCCCGCGGACACTAGTTCCCGGCCCGGCGTTGACAAATGGGAAACACGAGTTGACAGTGACGGCCGACCCGGACGGGGGATCCACCCCCGTTCCCGCACCCCAGGAGACCCCGTGCCGGAGCAGACCCCGATCGGTCCCGTCGACGCCACCCAGGTCCCCCGCTATGCCGGGCCGGCCACCTTCGCGCGGCTGCCGCGACTCGACGAGGTCTCCCGCGCCGACGTCGCCGTCCTCGGGGTGCCCTTCGACTCCGGGGTCAGCTACCGGCCCGGCGCCCGCTTCGGCCCCGGGCACGTGCGGGCGGGCTCGAAGCTGCTGCGCCCCTACAACCCGGCGCTCGACGCCACGCCCTTCGGCACCCAGCAGGTGGCCGACGCGGGGGACGTCGGCGTCAACCCCTTCGACCTCGGTGAGGCGATCGAGACCATCGACCGCGAGGTGACCGCCCTGCGCGCCGACGGCGCCCAGCTGCTCACCATCGGCGGCGACCACACCATCGCGCTGCCGATCCTGCGCTCGCTGGCCCGCGACCACGGCCCGGTGGCCGTGCTGCACTTCGACGCCCACCTCGACACGTGGGACACCTACTTCGGCGCCCCCTACACGCACGGCACGCCGTTCCGCCGCGCCAGCGAGGAGGGGCTGATCGACCTGGAGCGCTCGCTGCACATGGGCATCCGCGGCCCGCTGTACAGCAAGCAGGACCTCGAGGACGACACCGTCCTCGGCTTCCAGGTGATCCGCTCCGACGACTACGAGGTCGACGGCGTGCGCAGCATCGTCGAGCGGATGCGCGCCCGGCTGGCCGGCGGCCCGGTCTACGTCTCGGTCGACATCGACGTCCTCGACCCCGCCCACGCGCCGGGCACCGGGACGCCGGAGGCCGGCGGGCTGACCAGCCGGGAGCTGCTCAACACGCTGCGCGGGCTGGTCGGGCTCGACGTGGTCGGCGCGGACATCGTCGAGGTGTCCCCGCCCTACGACCACGCGGAGCTGACCGGCATCGCGGCGGCCCACGTCGGCTACGAGCTGCTCTCGGTCCTGGCGCTCAACCGCGGCTGAGCACGACAGCAGGGTGGTGCCCTCGCGACCAGCCACCCGTTGCTCCGCGCCGGTCCGTCGGACAGAGGTCCCCGCCCGGCCAGGGCTGGGTTGGCCGACGACCCCGTCCATGCCGCTTGACCCTCATGAGCACCCGGCGCCATCGCCCCCTCGGCCCACCTGTGCACACAGCGCCTCGTCACGATGATCGAGTACGGCCTCGCCAGGGAGGTCCACCCGGGCAGGCACACGCCGAGGCGCTGCTGCCGGACGCCTCCGCGGCGGCCGTGGGGACAGACCCTGACGGTGCGCCCCCCTGACCCACGGGACCGGGCACAGCACGGCCGCGAGACGACCTCCGCTGCGTCTCACGACCACTGCGATGACGACGGGATCCTGCGCATCCTGCCCGCGGCGACTCGTGTCCCTCAAGGCGGGGCGGACTCAGGGACACCGGCGTCACCGGGCGCGCAGATCCTCCACAGGACAGACCTAGGCGGGCGGAGCGAAGAACTCGAGCGGAAGGCCATCCGGGTCCCGGAACGAGAGGCCGAAGCCGTAGCTGGCCTCCTCGATGCCGCCGTGCCGGATCCCGAGCTCGTCGAGCCGGGCGGCCCACCGCCCCAGCTCGGCCTGGTCGACGCATGCGAAGGAGAGGTGGTCGAGGCCCGGTCGACGCTCGTCGAACGGCACGTCGTCGAGGCCGTCCGGGAACTCGTGCAGGCCGACCAGCGTGTCGCCCAGCGACCACACGACGTGCCGGAACGGACCGGTGTCCTCGTCCAGGACTGGCTCAGCGCCGAACAACTGCCGATACCAGGGGACGCTCCGCTCGAGATCGGCGACCGTGAGCGCGACGTGGGCGATGCGGGGGAACGACATGGTGGAGCCTCTCCAGGCGGGAACCTCCCGGCGAAGGTCGTCCTGCATCGTGTGGAGTCCAGGTCGACGCGTCAAGGGCCGCGCTCCCCCGGACCCGGTCCCTCCGCCTGGACCCGCTGCTCGACCTCAGACGGCCCCGGAGGTCCTCGGGTCGGGCCGTGCGACCGCCGCAGCGGCCGAGGCGCACCGGCGGGCCACCGACCGGGCGGCTGTCGCGCCCGGTGTCCCTGAGTGGGCCGCTCAGGGACGTACGCAGCAGTAGCGGCGCACACGATCCGCAGGACAGCTCCCGAACGGTCAACCCACGGTGCGGTCCACGACCGCCGTCGCGACGACGAGGTCCTGCCACGACATCCCGACGCTCTTGAAGACCAGCGGACGGTCGGCCGGCACCGCGACCGCGCCGGTGACGACGTCGCGCACCGGCACCAGGTCGTCCGGGGTCAGCGTGCCCTCGGCGATCGCCAGCACCACGTCCCCGGCCTCGCGCAGGGTGGTCGCGACGTCCTCCACGACCACGGTGGCGCGCCCGAGCAGCGCGGCGTCGAGCTCGCGGGCGTCGGGCGCGTGGGAGCCGACGGCGACCACCACGGCGTCGTCGCGCAGCAGGGCGGAGTCGAACACCGGGGACCGTGCCGAGGTCGCGCAGACGACGACGTCGGCCGACCGCAGCGCCTCCTCGGCCTGCGGCGACCCCAGCGCGACCGCGTCGAGCGGCGTCCGGGACGGGTCGCGGACCAGGTGGGTGGTCGACTCGACCGGCCGGACGGCGGCCAGCGTGGTGGCGTGGCCGGTGGCCTGCGGGCCGGCACCCACCACCGCGAGCCGCAGCGGGCGCTCCGGCAGCCGCGGGAGGACGGCGGCGACCGAGACCGCCGGGGTGCGCAGCGTGGTCAGCGCGGTCCCGTCGAGCACCGCCCGCAGCGCGAGGGTGCCGGCGTCGAAGAGCAGGTAGACGGCCTGGATGCGGGGCAGTCCGCGGGCCGGGTTGTCCGGGGCGACGGTCACCACCTTCACCCCGGCCGCGGCCGGCACCTCCGACGGCATCAAGAGGAACTGGCCGTGCGCCAGGCCGACCGGGACGCGCGGCGGGTCCGCGGCGGGGTCGAGCCCACTGCGCAGCGCCTCCGCGATCGCCCGGACCGCGGCCGCGGGGCCCAGCGCGGCGACGGCGTCCGCGTCGAGGCTCACCGCAGCGGGCACCGCGGGGGTCACAGGCCGGCGTCGGCGGGGCCCTGCGGGCCGCGGGTGCCCCAGGCGTAGGTCTGCTTGGCCAGCCCCAGGTACAGGTGGGTCTCGGTGGACTCCACGCCGTCCACCCCGCGGATGCGGGCGACGACGTCGAGCAGCTGGTCGTCGTCCTCGCAGACCACCTCGACCAGCAGGTCGACCGACCCGGCCGTGATGACGACGTAGTCGACCTCGGTGAACGCGGCGATGCGCTCGGCCGCGATCCGCGCGTCGCCGCTGGTGCGCACGCCGACCATCGCCTGCCGCGAGAACCCCACCTGCAGCGGGTCGGTGACCCCGACGATCTGCATGACGCCGGCGTCGAGCAGCCGCTGCACGCGCTGGCGGACGGCCGCCTCCGAGAGGCCCACCGCCGCGGCGATGCGGGCGTAGGGACGGCGACCGTCCTCCTGCAGCTGCTCGATGATCGCCCGGGAGACGTCGTCCAGCACGAACTGCCGACGGATGGTCACCGGTGGCCCTCCCGCCTCGGTCACGTCGACCCGGCGGCTCCGGGCCCGTTGATCGTAACGAGGCCCGCGGTGGCCCGGCGCGGCCCTCACCGGGCGGGCGGGGTGCCCGGTGAGGCCTGCAGCGCCAGCCACAGGTCGACCCGGTCCGCGGTGCTGTCCAGCCTCCGGCCGGTCAACTGCTCGACGCGGGCCAGGCGGTGGCGCAGCGTGTTGACGTGCACGTGCAGGCGGTCGGCGGTCTCCTGCCACCGGCCTCCTGAGTCGAGGAAGGCGCGCACCGTGGCGAGCAGCTCCGAGGCGTGTCGCCGGTCGTGGTCCTCGAGGCCACCCAGGACCGTCTGCCGGAAGTCCTCCACGTCGCCGCGGTCCTGCAGCGCCAGCAGGTACGCGTGCCGGCCCCGCAGCTCGTCGGAGAGGACCGCCCCACCACCGTGCCGGTGCGCGAGCTCGGCGGACTGCTGCGCCTGGGTCGTGGCTCGCCGCAGGGTCGCCACGCCGTCGGCCGCGGAGCTCACGCCCGCCCCGGCCGCCCGCACCCGGTGGGCGAGCGCTCTGCCGACGGCCAGCGGTCCGCCGGCCTCGTGCACCGCGGCGCCGGACAGGACGGCGAACAGCTCGGCCCCCCGGAGCGCGAGGACGGCGTCGACCCCGGCGTCCTCGCGCCAGCTCTCGGCCGAGGCCAGCGCCCCCTCGGCGTCACGGACCCGGCACACCACCACGACCAGGGGCCGCTCGGGGTCCAGCCGGTAGGTCGCCAGCCGCGCCGCCGCGAGGTCGTCCTGGCGACCGAGGACCAGGGACACCACTTCTCCGGACAGCCGGCGCTCCGTCTCGCGCACCGCCCGCTCGCGGGCGAGCACGAGGCCGACGATGGGCGCGGCGGCGTCCGTGCGGGCCCGGACGAGCAGGTCGTCGCCGGTGACCGGGACGGCGAGCAGCGCCGCCCGGCGACGGCCGGCCATCACCGACCGCACCCGCCAGGTGCCACGCCCGGGCACGTCGACGTCGTGGGGCGGGTCCGCCGCCGCGCCGGGCCCGGCCTCCTCGGTCAGGGCCCGGCACGCCTGGTCGTCCGGCGGCGTGCCCGTCCAGGCCAGGACCTCCCCGCCGCCGTCGACGATCCACACCTCCCGCCCGATCGCCCGGCCCAGCACGGTCGCCACCGAGCCGAGGGCCGCCCTGGTCGGCTCCGTCTCCGCGGCGGCGAGCAGGTCGGTGGTGAGCCGCAACGAGCCACGCAGCACCGTCTCGTTCTCCCGGGTCAACCGGTCGACGAACCACTGGGAGATGGCCAGGAAGGGCGTCTGCACGCCCACGGCCACCAGCGGCAGGCCCTGCTCCCGGCAGGCGCGCACCAGGGCCGGCGGCACCCGCTCCCCGGGTTCGAGGAGCCCGTAGCCGACGCCGGTGGCGGCGCGGCCGGTCACCGCGCGGACGAAGTCCGCCGCCGAGGCGCCCCGCCGTCGCCACAGCCCGGCGGTGAGCAGCAGCTCCTCACCGACCAGGTAGGGCGAGGGATCGCTCAGTTCCGTGACGTGCACCCAGCGGATGGGGCGGTCCAGGTCCCCGTCCACGACCAGGTCGACGGAGAGACCCGACGTCCCGAGGAGGTCCCTCAGGCTGCTCGGCATCGGAGGAACCTACAACACCGAGGGGCGATCAGTGGAGGTTGCTCCGACGACCTGCCCACAACGGTCTGTCACGCTCTCCGGCGGAGTCCGCCGGCGCGTCCGCCGGGGCCTGCAGTGGAGGACCTCATGAGCGAGACAGCACGCCGGCCCGAGCGCACGCGGATCGAGGTGCGGTCGATCGACTACGTGCCCCGCGCCGAACGCCACGGCAAGGTGTGGCACCAGGGGCCGTTCTGGTTCGCCGGCAACTTCGTGCTGGTGACCATGGTGACCGGCTTCATCGGCGTCTCGCTGGGCCTGTCCCTGGGGTGGACGTTGCTGGCCATCGTGCTCGGCGTCGGGTTCGGCACCTTCTTCATGGCCTTCCACGCCAACCAGGGGCCGCGGATGGGACTGCCCCAGATGATCCAGTCACGGGCGCAGTTCGGGTCGCGCGGGGCCGTCCTGCCCTTCGCCGCGACGGTCTTCGTCTACGTCGGCTTCATCGTGTTCGACCTGATCCTGGCCACCCAGGCGCTGCAGCTGGTGCTCCCTGGGGGGCCGTGGTTCTGGTACCCGGCGCTGGCCCTCCTGAGCATCGCGATCGCCGTGGTCGGGCACGACCTGCTGCACTTCGTGCAGCGCTGGCTGACCTACGTCCTCCTCGCCTTCTTCGGGGTGTTCACGGTCTGGGCGAT
This region of Geodermatophilus bullaregiensis genomic DNA includes:
- a CDS encoding MBL fold metallo-hydrolase, yielding MNAPTITPVCVADLLAEGERIPVSVHVIDHPEGRVLVDTGLTELHPAVADMDPRLRPLSEQDFDLAAIDIVVNTHLHFDHCGGNHLFAGRPTYVQRRELDDARSQDDYTIREWVDAPGVRYVPVDGELELLPGLRLVPAPGHTRGTQVVVVENGGRPVVVAGDVAVWSGELDEPSTDGQLLVRALDPELVWLAHEHEPWRPRTV
- a CDS encoding flavin monoamine oxidase family protein, which translates into the protein MTSAIPVAAHEPGEERPARPLTMFGPDFPFAYDDWLAHPAGLGEVPEAARGTEVAVIGGGLSGIVTAYELMRLGLRPVVYEAHEIGGRLRSVGFEGHPGVVAEMGAMRFPPSSTSFFSYVRRLGLRTQRFPNPLDVATPSTVVDLKGETHYARTLDDLPPLYREVADAWHETLAGRAHLQAMQAAIRDRDVKAIKVLWDELVEQLDDTTFYGFLAASPAFRSFRHREVFGQVGFGTGGWDTDYPNSMLEILRVVYTAADDDHLSIVGGSQQVPVGLWRAAVEAPVHWPAGTSVASLHPGGRPLSAVTRLHRTAPNCLTVTDAAGGIRTYRAAVFTAQSWNLLSRIVCDESLFPIDHWTAIERTHYMGSTKLFCLVDRPFWKDVDPQTGRHRMSMTLSDRMTRGTYLLDQGEGQPGLICLSYTWADDSLKWLPLSATERMEVMLASLREIYPDVDLRRHVIASPVTVSWESERDYMGAFKANLPGHYRYQRRLFTHFKQDDLPEEYRGLFLAGDDVSWTAGWAEGAVQTALNAVWGVVHHLGGRTHPDNPGPGDLFDELAPVRLPED
- a CDS encoding carbon-nitrogen hydrolase family protein, which gives rise to MRIALLQGPAETPDPEAGLAAVAGAAARAAAAGARLLVTPEMSLTGYAIGADRVAELAEPVPGPLTGRVAAIAAEHGLAIAVGLPVRTPAGVANTVVVVDRDGALLAGYAKTHLYGDVDRDAFVPGDVGVVQFRLDDLQVGLLVCYDVEFPEAVRAHALAGTELLVVPTGLMDPYGHVGTVLVPARAYESQLFVAYANRTGEEGEFVYCGASCVIAPDGTELARAGRGEELLLADVDPAVLTASRRVNTHLTDRRPELYPTENRA
- a CDS encoding amino acid permease — its product is MSTVSAGPGGPVGGGAPARRGQLFRLKSVDAIVAQHEEQGGHGLRRSMSLLQLTALSIGATLGTGIFVILGEAVPLAGPAVVLGFVLAAVTALFSALSYAELAGSIPVSGSSYSYTYATMGELVAWVCGWCLMLEYGVSVAAVAVGWGAYIDDLAANTVGTVLPEALSAPPGDGGVVNVPAIVVVLLAMALLLRGTSESAKVNTAMVVLKVGVLLFFCAVAFTAFRAGNLAPFVPMGVAGITAAASQAFFSYIGFDAASTAGDESRDPRRDLPRAIVLSLLVVTVVYCLVALAAVGAVPWPQISGSEAALADVLSIATGQTWTAVLLSIGAVIAIASVVLTVLYGQTRILYAMSRDGLVPPVFSKVSARRRIPVANTVIVSVLIALLAGLVPLGELANATSIGTLFAFALVNIGVVLLRRARPDLPRTFRTPLYPLTPVLGVLFCVLLVFGLGTATWLVFLAWMLVGLAVYAGYGYRHSALRTPPAGA
- a CDS encoding helix-turn-helix domain-containing protein, whose amino-acid sequence is MGAVPEAGVPRIGDRLKAVRQARRLTLTDVAEASGLTKGFLSKLERDQASASVAALVRVCAALGISPGSLFEAAPGGEAVRAGSYPPIAFGGRGLTEYLLTPAGERRVQAILSEVAPGGGSGEEPYALPAEVEFVFVLEGDLEVTVAGEVTRLGPGDAFTFSPGAEHGFRSLRTDGVTRVLWVFAPALSAGRPPL
- the speB gene encoding agmatinase, translated to MPEQTPIGPVDATQVPRYAGPATFARLPRLDEVSRADVAVLGVPFDSGVSYRPGARFGPGHVRAGSKLLRPYNPALDATPFGTQQVADAGDVGVNPFDLGEAIETIDREVTALRADGAQLLTIGGDHTIALPILRSLARDHGPVAVLHFDAHLDTWDTYFGAPYTHGTPFRRASEEGLIDLERSLHMGIRGPLYSKQDLEDDTVLGFQVIRSDDYEVDGVRSIVERMRARLAGGPVYVSVDIDVLDPAHAPGTGTPEAGGLTSRELLNTLRGLVGLDVVGADIVEVSPPYDHAELTGIAAAHVGYELLSVLALNRG
- a CDS encoding VOC family protein yields the protein MQDDLRREVPAWRGSTMSFPRIAHVALTVADLERSVPWYRQLFGAEPVLDEDTGPFRHVVWSLGDTLVGLHEFPDGLDDVPFDERRPGLDHLSFACVDQAELGRWAARLDELGIRHGGIEEASYGFGLSFRDPDGLPLEFFAPPA
- a CDS encoding ornithine cyclodeaminase family protein, with translation MSLDADAVAALGPAAAVRAIAEALRSGLDPAADPPRVPVGLAHGQFLLMPSEVPAAAGVKVVTVAPDNPARGLPRIQAVYLLFDAGTLALRAVLDGTALTTLRTPAVSVAAVLPRLPERPLRLAVVGAGPQATGHATTLAAVRPVESTTHLVRDPSRTPLDAVALGSPQAEEALRSADVVVCATSARSPVFDSALLRDDAVVVAVGSHAPDARELDAALLGRATVVVEDVATTLREAGDVVLAIAEGTLTPDDLVPVRDVVTGAVAVPADRPLVFKSVGMSWQDLVVATAVVDRTVG
- a CDS encoding Lrp/AsnC family transcriptional regulator, giving the protein MTIRRQFVLDDVSRAIIEQLQEDGRRPYARIAAAVGLSEAAVRQRVQRLLDAGVMQIVGVTDPLQVGFSRQAMVGVRTSGDARIAAERIAAFTEVDYVVITAGSVDLLVEVVCEDDDQLLDVVARIRGVDGVESTETHLYLGLAKQTYAWGTRGPQGPADAGL
- a CDS encoding PucR family transcriptional regulator: MPSSLRDLLGTSGLSVDLVVDGDLDRPIRWVHVTELSDPSPYLVGEELLLTAGLWRRRGASAADFVRAVTGRAATGVGYGLLEPGERVPPALVRACREQGLPLVAVGVQTPFLAISQWFVDRLTRENETVLRGSLRLTTDLLAAAETEPTRAALGSVATVLGRAIGREVWIVDGGGEVLAWTGTPPDDQACRALTEEAGPGAAADPPHDVDVPGRGTWRVRSVMAGRRRAALLAVPVTGDDLLVRARTDAAAPIVGLVLARERAVRETERRLSGEVVSLVLGRQDDLAAARLATYRLDPERPLVVVVCRVRDAEGALASAESWREDAGVDAVLALRGAELFAVLSGAAVHEAGGPLAVGRALAHRVRAAGAGVSSAADGVATLRRATTQAQQSAELAHRHGGGAVLSDELRGRHAYLLALQDRGDVEDFRQTVLGGLEDHDRRHASELLATVRAFLDSGGRWQETADRLHVHVNTLRHRLARVEQLTGRRLDSTADRVDLWLALQASPGTPPAR